The Prochlorococcus marinus str. MIT 9301 genome segment GGCTATGACAGCGTATGGGTCTGTAAGAGTGCTTGCAGTAACCCTAGCGCTAAATGTACTTGCGTTTAAACTATGTTCGGCATGTAGGATTAAACACCTATCAAAAACTTTTGCAGCTATTGGATCTTGTTCTTTTTCTGTCAGCATGTAAAGAAAATTTGATGAGTAAGTTAAATCGTCACGAGGTTGAATAGGGTCTTGTCCTTTTCTTATAAGTTGAAACGCAGCAATCATAGTAGGTATTTTTGCTATAAGTCTTATTACTGCGTTGTAAATGTAATTAGGATCATCTATTGCTCTACGTGAATAGAAAAGCCCTAAAGAAGCTGCACTAGATTGAAGAGCATCCATAGGATGACCTGTCGCAGGAAAACATTTCATCATATCTCTGACTCTAAAACTTAACCTTCTATGCATTTGAACTTCTTGTTCAAAATCCCTTAGTTGAATAGCTGTGGGCAATTCACCCCAAATCAATAGGTAAGCAGTTTCTAAAAAACTGCTTTTTTGGGATAGTTCCTCAATGGAGTAGCCCCTATACAATAATTTACCTTTGTTCCCGTCAATATCACAGATAGATGAATTAGTAACTGGGACACCTTCTAATCCTGGTTTTAAAATTAGTTTGTTGCTATCCAATTGCTTAATTCAATATCAAATACTTATAGATTAAAGATAGTCAAATAATTTTTAATTAACCACAAGTTATTAATTTGGCGGAGAATTTAAATTGATTTTTTTTAAGCTTAATTCAAGTAAGTTTATTAATTAATTTTTAAACTAGTTTCTGTATAGAGAATTGGATTTTTTTCAGGAATAGATTGTCTTATGATTTCAATAGATTCTTCATTTGATATTTTTAAAATATTTCTTATGAGAAAATTAAGATCTTCCAAATCAGAAAAATATTCAACTTTATTAGAATTTCCATTTTTGATATCAACTTTTGCATAGAGAAAAGCAGAATTATCTTTATTATTTTTTAAATTATAAAATTTTTTTGAGATTGTATCTAGTTTTTTACCATCAATTAAATGATTACTTATGATTTTTAAATTTCCTGCTTCTATTGAATAGATATTTTCATAAGTTAATTGTTTTATTACATCGTCTTTTTCTTCAAGAATATCTTTGGAATAAATCGAGTAAATATCTTCGTTTTGTTTTAAAGTATATTTGTTGAAATCTTTTAGTTTTTTCCAAGCACTTAAATCAAATTGATCTTCAGTATTTTTTTCAAATGTAATAAGCCAATTTTTTTTTGAATTGAGAATTAAAATATTTTGACTTGCGGTTTGATTTAAGTCTTCAAAAAAACTATTTTCAAAATTATTAGTTAGAGGTTTTAGATATTGC includes the following:
- a CDS encoding citrate synthase, which gives rise to MDSNKLILKPGLEGVPVTNSSICDIDGNKGKLLYRGYSIEELSQKSSFLETAYLLIWGELPTAIQLRDFEQEVQMHRRLSFRVRDMMKCFPATGHPMDALQSSAASLGLFYSRRAIDDPNYIYNAVIRLIAKIPTMIAAFQLIRKGQDPIQPRDDLTYSSNFLYMLTEKEQDPIAAKVFDRCLILHAEHSLNASTFSARVTASTLTDPYAVIASAVGTLAGPLHGGANEDVIAMLEEIKTPENAASFLDNAIKNKSKIMGFGHREYKVKDPRAIILQKLAEELFIRFGADEMYEVAKSLEAEAIPRLGPKGIFPNVDFYSGLVYRKLGIPRDLFTPIFAISRVAGWLAHWREQLGANRIFRPSQIYTGSAPRDWISLENRK